The proteins below come from a single Gavia stellata isolate bGavSte3 chromosome 8, bGavSte3.hap2, whole genome shotgun sequence genomic window:
- the LOC104257663 gene encoding glycerol-3-phosphate dehydrogenase 1-like protein, with protein MSPLRVCIVGSGNWGSAIARIIGKNVQKSNRFDPIVKMWVFEEIINGRKLSEIINQEHENVKYLPGYKIPKNQFVGRICEQIAGQIKSGTFGISLIKGIDEGPEGLKLISDLIREKLKIEISVLMGANIAKEVADEKFCETTIGCKNEKQGEIFKELMQTPNFRITVVLDSDTVEICGALKNIVAVGAGFCDGLDFGDNTKAAVIRLGLMEMVAFAKMFCRGPVSIATFLESCGVADLITTCYGGRNRKVAEAFARTGKSIEELENEMLNGQKLQGPQTSAEVYKILKQKNMLDKFPLFTTIYKICYEGQSIQDFIACLQNHPEHI; from the exons gggATCAGCCATAGCAAGAATCATTGGCAAAAATGTCCAGAAATCCAACAGATTTGATCCTATTGTCAAGATGTGGGTATTTGAAGAGATCATCAATGGAAGAAAACTCTCAGAAATAATCAACCAGGAACATGAAAATGTTAAGTATCTGCCTGGATACAAGATACCCAAAA ATCAATTCGTTGGACGAATCTGTGAGCAGATTGCAGGCCAGATAAAATCCGGGACATTTGGGATTTCCCTGATCAAG GGGATCGATGAGGGTCCTGAAGGCCTGAAGCTCATATCTGACCTCATTcgagagaaactgaaaatagaaatcAGTGTGCTTATGGGGGCCAACATAGCCAAAGAAGTGGCTGATGAAAAGTTCTGTGAAACCACCATTG GgtgcaaaaatgaaaaacaagggGAGATCTTTAAAGAATTAATGCAGACGCCCAATTTCAGGATTACCGTGGTGCTTGACTCTGATACAGTGGAGATTTGTGGAGCCTTAAAA AACATCGTAGCAGTGGGAGCTGGGTTCTGCGATGGACTGGATTTCGGCGATAATACAAAGGCAGCAGTCATACGCTTGGGCCTTATGGAAATGGTGGCCTTTGCCAAGATGTTCTGCAGGGGACCGGTATCAATAGCCACTTTCCTGGAAAGCTGCGGGGTCGCCGATCTAATCACTACCTGCTACGGGGGACGCAACAGGAAAGTAGCAGAAGCCTTTGCTCGCACAGGAAAA TCCATTGAGGAACTGGAAAATGAGATGCTGAATGGACAAAAGCTGCAAGGTCCTCAGACCTCAGCTGAAGTCTACAAgattctgaaacagaaaaatatgcttGATAA GTTTCCGTTATTTACAACCATCTACAAGATCTGCTACGAGGGTCAGTCGATCCAGGATTTCATCGCGTGCCTGCAGAACCACCCAGAGCACATTTAG